In one window of Eggerthella guodeyinii DNA:
- a CDS encoding sensor histidine kinase, whose translation MDRVIDEIILVALCLLLLPFTTFASAHVSALLCAIVVVCCFDAYPHARLRFAVAGVFLLTALLVPEFVVLLPPVAYVLFGERFWPVRLSWAVPLACALRTGDVLLIAAVGVLGVTACLMAWRTARIDEERERYRVLRDEQQEASLSLASKNRELMAAQDYEIRLATLSERSRIAREIHDNVGHLLTRSVLQVEALQVVHADDERVRGELASVGATLHEAMDTVRKSVHDLHDDAFDLRARLDGVIGACGLAGVRLVYDVRDVPLPVAYGLVAVVREALSNVAKHSDATRVEVSVIEYPALFQLIVQDNGSRGGEPRPAASGDAPAHAGIGLQTMEERVSSLGGRLRTGYRKGFRVFATIPKDPPKEKA comes from the coding sequence ATGGATCGGGTCATCGACGAAATCATCCTCGTCGCGCTGTGCTTGCTGTTGCTGCCGTTCACGACGTTCGCCAGCGCGCATGTCTCGGCGCTGCTGTGCGCCATCGTGGTGGTGTGCTGCTTCGACGCGTACCCGCACGCGCGCCTGCGCTTCGCGGTCGCGGGCGTGTTTTTGCTGACGGCGCTGCTTGTGCCCGAGTTCGTCGTGCTGCTCCCTCCCGTGGCGTACGTGCTGTTCGGCGAGCGATTCTGGCCGGTGCGGCTCAGCTGGGCCGTGCCGCTCGCCTGCGCGCTGCGCACGGGGGACGTCCTGCTGATCGCCGCCGTGGGCGTGCTGGGCGTCACGGCCTGCCTCATGGCGTGGCGCACCGCGCGCATCGACGAGGAGCGCGAGCGCTACCGGGTTCTGCGCGACGAGCAGCAGGAGGCGTCGCTGTCGCTTGCGAGCAAGAACCGCGAGCTCATGGCCGCGCAGGACTACGAGATTCGTCTGGCCACGCTGTCCGAGCGCAGCCGCATCGCCCGCGAGATCCACGACAACGTGGGGCACCTGCTCACGCGCTCGGTGCTGCAGGTGGAGGCGTTGCAGGTGGTGCATGCCGACGACGAGCGCGTGCGCGGCGAGCTGGCCTCGGTGGGCGCGACGCTGCACGAGGCCATGGACACCGTGCGCAAAAGCGTGCACGATTTGCACGACGACGCGTTCGACCTGCGCGCGCGACTGGACGGCGTCATCGGCGCCTGCGGCCTCGCTGGCGTGCGCCTCGTGTACGACGTGCGCGACGTGCCGCTGCCCGTGGCGTACGGCCTGGTCGCCGTCGTGCGTGAGGCGCTGTCGAACGTGGCGAAGCACAGCGACGCCACGCGCGTCGAGGTGTCGGTCATCGAATACCCCGCGCTCTTCCAGCTCATCGTGCAGGACAACGGCTCGCGCGGCGGCGAGCCGCGACCCGCGGCGTCGGGCGACGCCCCCGCGCACGCCGGCATCGGCCTGCAGACGATGGAGGAGCGCGTGAGCTCGCTCGGCGGGCGGCTGCGCACCGGCTACCGCAAGGGCTTCCGCGTGTTCGCCACCATACCGAAGGATCCACCGAAGGAGAAGGCATGA
- a CDS encoding ABC transporter permease, whose translation MQVFRIAIKTVLRHPMYLLVYAGFLSLMGVFIASSLTFGGSNGNEFSPYETKFAVIDRDASAFSEGLTAYLRKQGTEVAVEDSPMALQDAVAKGQSSYTLIIPEGFGEAFAEAARAGDELPTMETVYSYYSTEGNLMDQVVNEYLGIARAYAGLEGAASLDDIVQHTDEIMAEAAEADSVQVGGTSSEAQRFVFFLQWGTYTLFASIIVCVGVLMTTLNRTDLRRRNLVSPLPSLSYGLQVAAGSLLVMVAVWLWTICLGLTVFHEAVSMISGTGLALMIAASFAFATIPLSVGYLLGQLGVGEFASNALGNILGMVISFLGGAWIAFDLLDPAVQTVAHFLPAYWYTNALQSAADLTVASSDTVLPILANIGVMLLFTVAIFAVALVVGRLRVQSAEAGGNAGAARATTRA comes from the coding sequence ATGCAAGTCTTTAGGATCGCGATCAAGACGGTGCTGCGGCACCCCATGTACCTCCTCGTGTACGCCGGCTTCCTCAGCCTGATGGGCGTGTTCATCGCGAGCAGCCTGACGTTCGGAGGCTCGAACGGCAACGAGTTCTCGCCGTACGAGACGAAGTTCGCCGTGATCGATCGCGACGCGAGCGCGTTCTCGGAGGGGCTGACCGCCTACCTGCGCAAGCAGGGCACGGAAGTGGCGGTGGAGGACAGCCCGATGGCCTTGCAGGACGCCGTCGCCAAGGGTCAGAGCTCGTACACGCTGATCATCCCCGAAGGGTTCGGCGAGGCGTTCGCGGAGGCGGCGCGCGCGGGCGACGAGCTTCCCACGATGGAAACCGTGTACAGCTACTACTCCACCGAAGGCAACCTGATGGACCAGGTGGTGAACGAGTACCTGGGCATCGCGCGGGCGTACGCCGGGCTTGAGGGCGCCGCGTCGTTGGACGACATCGTGCAGCACACCGACGAGATCATGGCGGAAGCGGCCGAGGCCGACAGCGTGCAGGTGGGCGGCACCTCGTCCGAAGCGCAGCGGTTCGTGTTCTTCCTGCAATGGGGCACCTACACCCTGTTCGCGTCCATCATCGTGTGTGTGGGCGTGCTGATGACCACGCTCAACCGCACCGACCTGCGTCGCCGCAACCTCGTGTCGCCGCTGCCCTCGTTGTCGTACGGCTTGCAGGTGGCGGCCGGCAGCCTGCTGGTCATGGTGGCGGTGTGGCTGTGGACGATCTGCCTGGGCCTGACCGTGTTCCACGAGGCGGTGTCCATGATCAGCGGCACGGGGCTCGCGCTCATGATCGCCGCTTCGTTCGCATTCGCCACCATCCCGCTCTCGGTGGGCTACCTCCTCGGGCAGCTGGGCGTGGGAGAGTTCGCCAGCAACGCCCTGGGCAACATCCTCGGCATGGTCATCTCGTTTTTGGGCGGCGCGTGGATCGCTTTCGACCTGCTCGATCCCGCCGTGCAGACGGTGGCGCACTTCCTGCCCGCGTACTGGTACACGAACGCGCTGCAGAGCGCGGCCGACTTGACCGTCGCCTCGTCCGACACCGTGCTGCCCATCCTCGCGAACATCGGCGTGATGCTGCTGTTCACGGTGGCGATCTTCGCCGTGGCGCTCGTGGTGGGCCGCCTGCGCGTGCAGAGCGCCGAAGCCGGCGGCAACGCCGGAGCCGCGCGCGCGACCACCCGCGCGTAG
- a CDS encoding InlB B-repeat-containing protein, producing the protein MLKREKQRVMRTLLAAAVLLCASFGLAALETGEAFAYSYRTTDTATIYNRAWIRVDPSADYLELIGSDPIGPQFDMPSWNAPGGIHSRIESYQFAVWGDAGGQDDLAWYAGGNGRWTRAGAVMGSGKLDGSGNGNGFGCIATYGYGWGGPVVSKHGGFDALMYCHVYLDNADYGRNFYGSVDFWPRVKIQYDANGGTGAPAAHYKYIGTTANISSKKPTRVGYTFEGWSTSKNGAVNIAPGQRIGYEDWNLLQCTNLPHDWAGSSPADYYRDPLAGQPSPTGTNLIPLYAVWKPIAYTVSYNGNGATAGSTASSSHVYDASKALTANGFRRSYTLTCDSQGGSAGVTRLNCAWGWKSWNTRADGGGASYGDRASVRNLRTTTGAVNLYAQWNEGVVELPDPGTKADCAFKGWYDAASGGSLIGKIGDRVSIGSSATYYAQWQPYARVAYYADGASAPVFSESVEVGSSYRANAQAIAQATKPDCAGFDGWYLDAGCTRPFAEGSAVPDAGLALYGRNRVTVSYALTDRTVALFADRELFADEGRLEPLAHGIELPQQRALFYGDRLSFDRGDNVWFEQHDRMREATCEPGAYATPAGEGSPARLARITRNTVAYLQWAVPAYDGITLS; encoded by the coding sequence ATGCTGAAGCGTGAGAAGCAACGCGTCATGCGCACGCTGCTGGCTGCCGCCGTGCTGCTGTGCGCGAGCTTCGGCCTCGCCGCTCTGGAAACGGGCGAGGCCTTCGCGTACTCCTATCGGACGACGGACACCGCGACCATATACAACCGCGCCTGGATCAGGGTCGACCCGTCTGCGGACTACCTCGAGCTCATCGGTTCGGATCCCATCGGCCCGCAGTTCGACATGCCCAGCTGGAACGCTCCCGGCGGTATCCACTCGCGCATCGAGTCGTACCAGTTCGCCGTGTGGGGCGATGCGGGCGGACAGGACGACCTCGCCTGGTATGCGGGCGGCAACGGCCGCTGGACGCGCGCCGGCGCGGTGATGGGCAGCGGCAAGCTCGACGGCAGCGGCAACGGCAACGGGTTCGGCTGCATCGCCACGTACGGCTACGGATGGGGCGGTCCGGTCGTCTCCAAACACGGTGGATTCGACGCGCTTATGTACTGCCACGTGTACCTCGACAACGCGGACTACGGCCGCAATTTCTACGGGTCCGTCGATTTCTGGCCGCGCGTCAAGATCCAGTACGACGCGAACGGGGGAACCGGCGCGCCGGCGGCGCACTACAAGTACATCGGCACCACGGCGAATATCTCGTCGAAGAAGCCTACGAGGGTCGGGTACACGTTCGAAGGATGGTCGACCTCGAAAAACGGCGCGGTGAACATCGCCCCGGGTCAACGTATAGGGTACGAAGACTGGAACCTTCTGCAGTGCACCAACCTCCCGCATGATTGGGCCGGCAGCAGCCCTGCGGATTATTATCGTGATCCGCTGGCCGGTCAGCCGTCGCCAACGGGCACGAACCTCATCCCGCTGTACGCGGTGTGGAAGCCGATCGCCTACACCGTATCCTATAACGGCAACGGCGCGACCGCCGGAAGCACCGCATCGTCGTCGCACGTGTACGACGCATCGAAGGCGCTCACGGCGAACGGCTTTCGGCGCAGTTACACGCTCACCTGCGACTCCCAGGGAGGGTCGGCGGGCGTAACGCGACTGAACTGCGCGTGGGGGTGGAAGTCGTGGAACACGCGCGCCGACGGAGGCGGCGCGTCGTACGGCGACCGTGCCTCCGTCAGGAACCTGCGCACGACGACGGGAGCCGTGAACCTCTACGCGCAATGGAACGAGGGTGTCGTCGAGCTGCCCGATCCGGGGACGAAAGCCGATTGCGCGTTCAAGGGGTGGTACGACGCTGCCTCGGGAGGTTCGCTCATCGGCAAGATCGGCGACCGCGTGTCCATCGGGTCGAGCGCGACCTACTACGCGCAATGGCAGCCCTATGCGCGCGTCGCCTACTACGCAGACGGCGCCAGCGCACCCGTGTTCTCGGAGTCCGTCGAGGTCGGATCGTCCTACCGGGCGAACGCGCAGGCGATCGCACAGGCGACGAAGCCCGATTGCGCAGGCTTCGACGGCTGGTACCTCGATGCCGGCTGCACGCGGCCCTTCGCCGAAGGCTCCGCCGTGCCCGACGCGGGTCTCGCGCTCTACGGCCGCAACCGCGTGACAGTCTCCTATGCGCTCACCGACCGAACCGTCGCCCTCTTCGCCGATCGCGAGCTGTTCGCCGACGAGGGCCGCCTCGAGCCGCTCGCGCACGGCATCGAGCTTCCTCAGCAGCGCGCGCTGTTCTACGGCGACCGCCTCTCGTTCGATCGGGGCGACAACGTCTGGTTCGAGCAGCACGATCGCATGCGCGAGGCAACCTGCGAGCCGGGGGCCTACGCGACGCCCGCAGGCGAGGGCAGCCCGGCTCGCTTGGCCCGCATCACCCGCAACACCGTCGCGTACCTGCAATGGGCCGTCCCCGCTTACGACGGCATCACCCTGTCGTAA
- a CDS encoding ABC transporter ATP-binding protein: MDIVAVDNLVKRYNEVLALDHFNLHIEPGEVFGLLGPNGSGKTTAINCILQLLTYDKGTIELFGQTMRPTSYDLKRRIGIVPQNVAVFEELNVRENIDYFCALYVNDRAKRRDLVDEAIAFVGLEDYAKFRPRKLSGGLLRRLNIACGIAHKPELIFFDEPTVAVDPQSRNAILEGIQEMNRQGSTVVYTSHYMEEVEEICTRIMIMDHGKALATGTNAELKAMIGTGEKIQIDAPELDEAALAHLDALPHVTRALYREGTLELACQNGTHNLSDVLAVLQRDGVQFGRIYAEPPTLNDVFLEITGTELRD; the protein is encoded by the coding sequence ATGGACATCGTAGCCGTCGACAACTTGGTCAAGCGCTACAACGAGGTGCTCGCGCTCGATCATTTCAACCTGCACATCGAGCCGGGCGAGGTGTTCGGCCTGCTGGGCCCGAACGGGTCGGGCAAGACCACCGCCATCAACTGCATCCTGCAGCTGCTGACCTACGACAAGGGAACCATCGAGCTGTTCGGCCAGACCATGCGCCCGACCAGCTACGATTTGAAGCGGAGGATCGGCATCGTGCCGCAGAACGTGGCCGTGTTCGAAGAGCTGAACGTGCGCGAGAACATCGACTATTTCTGCGCGCTGTACGTGAACGACCGGGCGAAACGCCGCGACCTCGTGGACGAGGCCATCGCGTTCGTCGGGCTGGAGGACTACGCGAAGTTCCGTCCGCGCAAGCTGTCGGGAGGCCTGCTGCGACGCCTGAACATCGCGTGCGGCATCGCGCACAAGCCCGAGCTCATCTTCTTCGACGAGCCCACCGTGGCCGTGGACCCGCAAAGCCGCAACGCCATTCTCGAGGGCATCCAGGAGATGAACCGCCAGGGCTCCACCGTGGTGTACACGAGCCACTACATGGAGGAGGTGGAGGAGATCTGCACGCGCATCATGATCATGGATCATGGGAAGGCGCTGGCCACCGGCACGAACGCCGAGCTCAAGGCCATGATCGGCACCGGAGAGAAGATCCAGATCGACGCGCCCGAGCTCGACGAGGCGGCGCTGGCGCACCTCGACGCGCTGCCGCACGTCACGCGCGCGCTGTACCGCGAGGGCACGCTTGAGCTTGCCTGCCAGAACGGGACGCACAACCTAAGCGACGTGCTGGCGGTGCTGCAGCGCGACGGCGTGCAGTTCGGCCGCATCTACGCCGAACCCCCCACGCTGAACGACGTGTTCCTGGAGATCACCGGCACCGAGCTGCGCGATTAG
- a CDS encoding type II toxin-antitoxin system HicA family toxin, whose translation MPPKPFEIYRRLLREHWQDDGCKGSHRHLSKDDKTIILPLHRRELPKGLWESIRKTAGWR comes from the coding sequence ATGCCGCCGAAACCGTTCGAGATATATCGCCGATTGCTGCGGGAACACTGGCAAGACGACGGCTGCAAGGGTTCGCACCGCCATCTGTCGAAGGATGACAAGACGATCATCCTGCCGCTTCATCGAAGAGAGCTGCCGAAAGGTTTGTGGGAGAGTATCCGCAAAACCGCCGGGTGGCGTTGA
- a CDS encoding response regulator has product MIRTLIVDDDPFVRMSLQTILEAQDDVEVCALGGDGNEAVALFERERPDVLLMDIQMPGTGGLDAAERILGKHPDARIVFLTTFSDDEYIVRALRLGAKGYLIKQEVATIAPALRTVMAGQSVLGSEVLDRMDALMRGGSAPTAAAAAGELRDDLTEREAAIVDLVAEGLDNKEIAATLYLSEGTVRNHISAILQKLDLKNRTQLVVRYYRDR; this is encoded by the coding sequence ATGATCAGGACGCTTATCGTCGACGACGACCCGTTCGTGCGGATGTCGCTGCAAACCATCCTCGAGGCGCAGGACGACGTGGAGGTGTGCGCGCTCGGCGGCGACGGGAACGAGGCCGTTGCCCTGTTCGAGCGTGAACGGCCCGACGTGCTGCTCATGGACATCCAGATGCCCGGAACCGGCGGCCTCGACGCCGCCGAGCGCATCCTCGGCAAGCACCCGGACGCGCGCATCGTGTTCCTCACGACGTTCTCCGACGACGAGTACATCGTGCGCGCCCTGCGCCTGGGGGCGAAGGGCTACCTCATCAAGCAGGAAGTTGCCACCATCGCGCCGGCGCTGCGCACGGTCATGGCCGGCCAGAGCGTGCTCGGCAGCGAGGTGCTCGATCGCATGGACGCGCTCATGCGCGGCGGCTCCGCGCCGACGGCGGCCGCGGCGGCGGGCGAGCTGCGCGACGACCTCACCGAGCGCGAGGCCGCCATCGTGGATCTGGTCGCCGAGGGCCTCGACAACAAGGAGATCGCGGCCACGCTGTACCTCAGCGAGGGCACCGTGCGCAACCACATCAGCGCCATCCTCCAAAAGCTCGACCTCAAGAACCGCACCCAGCTCGTCGTCCGCTACTACCGCGACCGGTAA
- a CDS encoding type II toxin-antitoxin system HicB family antitoxin, producing MRYVYPAVFTENELDGYNVQFVDFESGCTCGDDMEDAVAMASEVLWLLIDDCLQLDKPLPKPTYPQEHEGLLVAVSVDVDVERGLLTTKKAASMLGVSDARVRQMVRSGQLAAKKQGRDNFVYLWSVKERLNNPPKPGRPQKSASDKSVGCAS from the coding sequence ATGCGTTATGTGTACCCCGCCGTTTTCACCGAGAACGAATTGGACGGCTACAACGTTCAGTTCGTCGATTTTGAAAGCGGCTGCACCTGCGGCGACGACATGGAAGACGCCGTCGCGATGGCCTCGGAGGTGCTATGGCTCCTCATCGACGACTGCCTACAGCTCGACAAGCCGCTGCCGAAACCGACGTATCCGCAGGAACACGAAGGCTTGCTGGTGGCCGTCTCGGTGGACGTGGACGTCGAGCGCGGTCTCCTCACCACGAAGAAAGCGGCCTCCATGCTCGGCGTGAGCGACGCGCGCGTGCGCCAGATGGTGCGCTCGGGCCAGCTCGCCGCCAAAAAGCAAGGCCGTGACAACTTCGTGTACCTGTGGAGCGTGAAGGAGCGTTTGAACAATCCTCCGAAACCCGGGCGTCCGCAAAAAAGCGCATCCGACAAATCCGTCGGATGCGCCTCCTGA
- a CDS encoding ABC transporter permease, with protein MFNVFKGALLTLVREKSIFIWSLAFPLILSTMFVFMFANLDDAGQFEPIPTVVVADENLDAAPGFSEMIDTLSEPGDDQMLDVVRVDTEQEARSLMSGNEAAGPGYSDTLSDGAVGYFTVDADGTPTVHVKAGVTPDSLDSAYQSILKTIGDAYVRNVALIEDVAATNPAALADTAALEKLLDTGDLTEKIDVTQNPPKESVRYFFALLGMAALFGGQIGMIAICRTQPNLSPLGARRAVAALSRAKTLTATLAASWVLTFVCITVAFLYIRFVAGVDFGGRDAMCVAVIAAAALVATAFGTLLGSLPKVDEGVKGGLLSGIVCFASLFAGLYGSPTMKLADTINAAAPGVQLINPAVQISQAFYSIMYYDTYQRTIEHILILLVMAAVLFAASALFIRRQRYASL; from the coding sequence ATGTTCAACGTATTCAAAGGCGCCCTGCTCACGCTGGTGCGCGAGAAGAGCATATTCATCTGGTCGTTGGCGTTTCCCCTGATCCTGTCAACCATGTTCGTGTTCATGTTCGCGAACCTGGACGATGCGGGGCAGTTCGAGCCCATCCCCACCGTGGTGGTGGCCGACGAGAACCTCGACGCAGCTCCCGGATTCTCCGAGATGATCGACACGCTGTCCGAGCCGGGCGACGACCAGATGCTCGACGTGGTGCGCGTGGACACCGAGCAGGAGGCGCGCAGCCTCATGAGCGGCAACGAGGCTGCAGGGCCCGGGTACTCCGATACGCTGTCGGACGGCGCTGTCGGATACTTCACCGTGGATGCCGACGGCACGCCCACCGTGCACGTGAAAGCCGGCGTCACGCCCGACTCGCTCGACAGCGCCTACCAGTCCATCCTGAAGACCATCGGGGACGCGTACGTACGCAATGTGGCGCTCATCGAGGACGTCGCCGCCACGAACCCCGCCGCGCTGGCCGATACGGCGGCGCTGGAGAAGCTGCTCGACACCGGCGACCTCACCGAGAAGATCGACGTCACGCAGAACCCACCCAAGGAATCGGTGCGCTACTTCTTCGCGCTGTTGGGCATGGCGGCGCTGTTCGGCGGGCAGATCGGCATGATCGCCATCTGCCGCACGCAGCCGAACCTGAGCCCGCTGGGTGCGCGCCGCGCCGTGGCCGCGCTGAGCCGCGCGAAGACGCTGACGGCCACGCTGGCCGCGAGCTGGGTGCTCACGTTCGTCTGCATCACCGTCGCGTTTCTGTACATCCGCTTCGTCGCCGGGGTCGACTTCGGCGGGCGCGATGCGATGTGCGTCGCGGTGATCGCGGCGGCGGCCCTCGTGGCGACGGCGTTCGGCACGCTGCTGGGATCGCTCCCGAAGGTGGACGAGGGCGTGAAGGGCGGCCTCCTGTCGGGCATCGTGTGCTTCGCATCGCTGTTCGCCGGGCTGTACGGCTCCCCCACGATGAAGCTGGCCGACACCATCAACGCCGCGGCGCCGGGGGTTCAGCTGATCAATCCCGCGGTGCAGATCTCCCAGGCGTTCTACAGCATCATGTACTACGACACCTACCAGCGCACGATCGAGCACATCCTGATTCTGCTGGTCATGGCTGCGGTGTTGTTCGCCGCATCGGCCCTGTTCATTAGGAGGCAGCGCTATGCAAGTCTTTAG
- a CDS encoding response regulator transcription factor, which produces MAETRNPSVLGPIRLIVASSSRRRALAAFVILYAWEYLAFFSSTLTKGSHVPSPSLPEQCWGAAGLALAVSAAALFVRRRTKPLRFSRPLYLLAAVLMGACCLAIWVLYTYNVLPDTLPFACAAVIGLLLPLMYLYRIDHFPELDASFLGTFFGLVSVFSLLVYLVFIVLPTVCAVVFCTVAPLAFALMSSDLPDLERQPADAEDDASPKSAGRDAPFSVKPMLLNYASAFILIVWLNFAFFRVIAAPWDFESRSWYSPSVFVTTLLVTLTLFLIIRKTATRKHQRGQARFAIVVFAVSYLILYVRFYSPLLATIAFSFCFACMIALEALAWSFWYQAVKQDRRFAAVPLLIYLMAKGAGIFAGVMLGEQSCLITDGIIPVTAPLFFLVVLFACGMAIKLEDFDKLFIGGDARPLQGYETDFGRLVIADAIEPTADGSIPAAPAAPAAPPRAETAADALAERFALSPRETDVARLLLAGRNRPYIKDALFISTGTVNSHISSIYRKTEVNSQQDLISLAEAIGGETRSETGAYRSR; this is translated from the coding sequence ATGGCTGAAACGCGGAATCCATCCGTGCTGGGACCGATCAGGCTCATCGTCGCCTCAAGCTCACGACGCCGCGCCCTGGCCGCGTTCGTCATCCTGTACGCGTGGGAGTACCTCGCGTTCTTCTCGAGCACGCTGACCAAGGGGTCGCACGTGCCGAGCCCGAGCCTCCCCGAGCAATGCTGGGGCGCTGCCGGACTGGCGCTTGCGGTGAGCGCGGCAGCCCTGTTCGTCAGGCGGCGCACGAAGCCCTTGCGCTTCTCTCGCCCGCTCTACCTGCTGGCCGCCGTTTTGATGGGCGCTTGCTGCTTGGCCATCTGGGTGCTGTACACGTACAACGTGCTGCCCGACACGCTCCCCTTCGCCTGCGCAGCCGTCATCGGTTTGCTGCTGCCGCTGATGTACCTGTACCGGATCGATCACTTTCCCGAGCTCGATGCCTCGTTTCTCGGGACGTTCTTCGGCCTGGTGTCCGTGTTCTCCCTGCTGGTGTACCTCGTGTTCATCGTGCTCCCCACCGTATGCGCCGTGGTGTTCTGCACGGTAGCGCCGCTGGCGTTCGCGCTGATGAGCTCCGACCTGCCCGACCTCGAACGGCAACCCGCCGACGCCGAGGACGACGCGTCCCCGAAGAGCGCGGGGCGCGATGCGCCCTTCTCGGTGAAGCCGATGCTGCTGAACTACGCGAGCGCGTTCATCCTCATCGTCTGGCTGAACTTCGCGTTCTTCCGCGTGATCGCCGCCCCGTGGGATTTCGAATCGCGCTCGTGGTACTCCCCTTCGGTGTTCGTCACCACGTTGCTGGTGACGCTCACGCTGTTCCTGATCATCCGCAAAACCGCAACGCGCAAGCATCAGCGGGGGCAGGCGCGCTTCGCCATCGTCGTGTTCGCCGTGAGCTACCTCATCCTGTACGTGCGATTCTACAGCCCGCTGCTGGCGACCATCGCGTTCTCGTTCTGCTTCGCCTGCATGATCGCCCTCGAGGCGCTGGCCTGGAGCTTCTGGTACCAAGCCGTCAAGCAGGATCGGCGCTTCGCCGCGGTGCCCCTGCTCATCTACCTGATGGCGAAGGGGGCGGGCATTTTCGCAGGCGTGATGCTGGGCGAGCAGTCGTGCCTGATCACCGATGGCATCATACCGGTCACAGCACCCCTGTTCTTCCTCGTGGTGCTGTTCGCATGCGGCATGGCCATCAAGTTGGAGGACTTCGACAAGCTGTTCATCGGCGGCGACGCCCGACCGCTGCAGGGGTACGAAACCGACTTCGGAAGGCTCGTCATCGCCGACGCGATCGAGCCCACCGCGGACGGGTCGATCCCTGCGGCCCCCGCAGCTCCCGCGGCTCCCCCGCGCGCCGAGACGGCCGCGGACGCGCTGGCCGAGCGGTTCGCGCTCTCCCCGCGCGAAACCGACGTCGCCCGCCTGCTGCTGGCAGGACGCAACCGACCGTACATCAAGGATGCGCTGTTCATCTCGACGGGGACGGTCAACTCGCATATCTCGAGCATCTACCGCAAGACCGAGGTGAACTCGCAGCAGGATCTCATCTCGCTGGCCGAGGCGATCGGCGGCGAAACGCGCTCGGAGACGGGGGCTTACCGGTCGCGGTAG